A region of Pseudomonas saponiphila DNA encodes the following proteins:
- a CDS encoding vWA domain-containing protein encodes MLLNLFNEMRAAKVPVSVRELLDLINALKQRVTFADMDEFYYLARAILVKDERHFDKFDRAFGAYFNGLEKLDEHLQALIPEDWLRKEFERSLTDEERAQIQSLGGLDKLIEEFKKRLEEQKERHAGGNKWIGTGGTSPFGSGGFNPEGIRVGDAGKRQGKAVKVWDQREYKNLDDSVELGTRNIKVALRRLRKFARQGAADELDIDGTIDHTARDAGLLNIQMRPERRNNIKLLLLFDIGGSMDAHVKICEELFSACKTEFKHLEYYYFHNFIYESVWKNNLRRGSERTSTQDLLHKYGADYKVIFVGDAAMAPYEITQAGGSVEHWNEEAGYVWMQRFMEKYKKLIWINPYPKDTWGYTASTNIVRELIEDQMYPLTLRGLEEGMRFLSK; translated from the coding sequence ATGCTGCTCAACCTGTTCAATGAAATGCGCGCGGCCAAGGTCCCGGTGTCGGTGCGCGAACTGCTGGACCTGATCAACGCGCTCAAGCAGCGCGTGACCTTCGCCGACATGGACGAGTTCTACTACCTCGCCCGGGCGATCCTGGTGAAGGACGAGCGTCATTTCGACAAGTTCGACCGGGCCTTCGGTGCCTACTTCAACGGCCTGGAAAAGCTCGACGAGCACTTGCAGGCGCTGATCCCCGAGGATTGGCTGCGCAAGGAATTCGAGCGCTCGCTGACGGACGAGGAACGGGCGCAGATCCAGTCCCTGGGCGGCCTGGACAAGCTCATCGAAGAGTTCAAGAAGCGCCTGGAAGAACAGAAGGAACGCCACGCCGGCGGCAACAAATGGATCGGCACCGGCGGCACCAGCCCCTTCGGCTCCGGCGGCTTCAACCCGGAAGGCATCCGTGTCGGCGACGCCGGCAAGCGCCAGGGCAAGGCGGTGAAAGTCTGGGACCAGCGCGAGTACAAGAACCTCGACGATTCGGTGGAACTGGGCACCCGCAACATCAAGGTGGCCCTGCGCCGGCTGCGCAAGTTCGCCCGCCAGGGCGCCGCGGACGAGCTGGACATCGACGGCACCATCGACCACACCGCCCGCGACGCCGGCCTGCTGAACATCCAGATGCGCCCGGAACGGCGCAACAACATCAAGCTGCTGTTGCTGTTCGACATCGGCGGCTCCATGGATGCCCACGTGAAGATCTGCGAGGAACTGTTCTCGGCCTGCAAGACCGAGTTCAAGCACCTGGAGTACTACTACTTCCACAACTTCATCTACGAGTCGGTGTGGAAGAACAACCTGCGCCGCGGCTCGGAACGCACCTCGACCCAGGACCTGCTGCACAAGTACGGCGCCGACTACAAAGTGATCTTCGTCGGTGATGCCGCCATGGCCCCGTATGAAATCACCCAGGCCGGCGGCAGCGTCGAACACTGGAACGAAGAGGCCGGTTATGTGTGGATGCAGCGCTTCATGGAGAAGTACAAGAAGCTCATCTGGATCAACCCCTACCCGAAGGACACCTGGGGCTACACCGCCTCGACCAACATCGTTCGCGAGCTGATCGAAGACCAGATGTACCCGCTGACCCTGCGCGGCCTGGAAGAAGGCATGCGCTTTCTGTCCAAGTAA
- a CDS encoding AAA family ATPase: MKFEGTSAYVATDDLKLAVNAAITLERPLLVKGEPGTGKTMLAEQLAESFGAKLITWHIKSTTKAHQGLYEYDAVSRLRDSQLGVDKVHDIRNYLKKGKLWEAFESEERVILLIDEIDKADIEFPNDLLQELDKMEFYVYEIDETIKAKQRPIIIITSNNEKELPDAFLRRCFFHYIAFPDRATLQKIVDVHYPDIKKDLVSEALDVFFDVRKVPGLKKKPSTSELVDWLKLLMADNIGEAVLRERDPTKAIPPLAGALVKNEQDVQLLERLAFMSRRGSR; this comes from the coding sequence ATGAAGTTCGAAGGCACCAGCGCATACGTCGCCACCGATGACCTGAAGCTGGCAGTCAACGCCGCCATCACCCTGGAGCGTCCGCTGCTGGTCAAGGGCGAACCCGGCACCGGCAAGACCATGCTCGCCGAGCAACTGGCCGAATCCTTCGGCGCCAAGCTGATCACCTGGCACATCAAGTCCACCACCAAGGCCCACCAGGGCCTGTACGAGTACGACGCGGTCAGCCGCCTGCGCGACTCGCAGCTGGGGGTGGACAAGGTCCACGACATCCGCAACTACCTGAAGAAGGGCAAGCTCTGGGAGGCCTTCGAATCCGAGGAGCGGGTGATCCTGCTGATCGACGAGATCGACAAGGCCGACATCGAGTTCCCCAACGACCTCTTGCAAGAGCTCGACAAGATGGAGTTCTACGTCTACGAGATCGACGAAACCATCAAGGCCAAGCAACGGCCGATCATCATCATTACCTCCAACAACGAGAAGGAACTGCCGGACGCCTTCCTGCGTCGCTGCTTCTTCCACTACATCGCCTTCCCCGACCGCGCCACCCTGCAGAAGATCGTCGACGTGCATTACCCGGACATCAAGAAGGACCTGGTCAGCGAGGCCCTGGACGTGTTCTTCGACGTGCGCAAGGTGCCGGGCCTGAAGAAGAAGCCCTCGACCTCGGAACTGGTGGACTGGCTCAAGCTGCTGATGGCCGACAACATCGGCGAAGCGGTGCTGCGCGAGCGCGACCCGACCAAGGCCATCCCGCCCCTGGCCGGCGCCCTGGTGAAGAACGAGCAGGATGTGCAGTTGCTGGAACGCCTGGCGTTCATGAGCCGTCGCGGCAGCCGCTAG
- the cysK gene encoding cysteine synthase A → MSRIFADNAHSIGNTPLVQINRIAPRGVTILAKIEGRNPGYSVKCRIGANMIWDAESSGKLKPGMTIVEPTSGNTGIGLAFVAAARGYKLMLTMPASMSIERRKVLKALGAELVLTEPAKGMKGAIEKAAEILASDPSKYFMPQQFDNPANPAIHEKTTGPEIWNDTDGAVDVLVAGVGTGGTISGVSRYIKKTQGKPILSVAVEPATSPVISQKLAGEEIKPSHHKIQGIGAGFVPKNLDLAMVDRVELVTDEESKAMALRLMQEEGILCGISCGAAMAVAVRLAETPEMQGKTIVVILPDSGERYLSSMLFSDLFTEQENQQ, encoded by the coding sequence ATGAGCCGAATTTTTGCTGACAACGCCCATTCCATCGGTAATACCCCCTTGGTGCAGATCAACCGCATCGCCCCGCGCGGGGTGACCATCCTGGCCAAGATCGAAGGGCGCAACCCGGGCTACTCAGTGAAGTGCCGGATCGGCGCCAACATGATCTGGGACGCCGAAAGCAGCGGCAAGCTCAAGCCGGGCATGACCATCGTCGAGCCCACCTCGGGCAACACCGGGATCGGCCTGGCCTTCGTTGCAGCGGCTCGTGGCTACAAACTGATGCTGACCATGCCGGCGTCCATGAGCATCGAGCGGCGCAAGGTGCTCAAGGCCCTGGGCGCGGAGCTGGTGCTGACCGAGCCGGCCAAGGGCATGAAGGGAGCGATTGAAAAGGCCGCCGAAATCCTGGCCAGCGATCCGTCCAAGTACTTCATGCCACAGCAGTTCGATAACCCGGCCAACCCGGCGATCCACGAGAAAACCACCGGTCCGGAAATCTGGAACGACACCGACGGCGCCGTGGACGTGCTGGTGGCTGGGGTCGGCACCGGCGGCACCATCAGCGGCGTGTCGCGCTACATCAAGAAGACCCAGGGCAAACCGATCCTGTCGGTGGCGGTGGAGCCGGCGACGTCGCCGGTGATCAGCCAGAAGCTCGCCGGTGAAGAGATCAAGCCCAGCCATCACAAGATCCAGGGCATCGGTGCCGGCTTCGTGCCGAAGAACCTCGACCTGGCCATGGTCGACCGGGTGGAACTGGTGACCGATGAAGAGTCCAAGGCCATGGCCCTGCGCCTGATGCAGGAAGAGGGGATTCTCTGCGGGATTTCCTGTGGTGCGGCGATGGCGGTGGCGGTACGCCTGGCGGAAACCCCGGAAATGCAGGGCAAGACCATCGTGGTGATCCTGCCGGACTCCGGCGAGCGCTATCTGTCGAGCATGCTGTTCAGCGACCTGTTCACCGAGCAGGAAAACCAGCAGTAA
- a CDS encoding aspartyl/asparaginyl beta-hydroxylase domain-containing protein, whose translation MSFSFAAKFAVLSLFVGSILYVHLRGKARLPVLRQFVNHSALFAPYNALMYLFSGVPSKPYLDRSKFPELDILRDNWQVIREEAMHLFDEGYIRAAEKNNDAGFGSFFKKGWKRFYLKWYDKPLPSAAALCPKTVELVSAIPNVKGAMFALLPGGSHLNPHRDPFAGSLRYHLGLSTPNSDACRIFVDGEEYAWRDGEDVMFDETYVHWVKNETETTRVILFCDIERPLSSPLMTRINRWVSAQLGRATAPQNLDDERVGGINQAYAWSKRFSDSFSGVVKQWKRRNPKLYRILRPVLAVLVLVLLWKWLFG comes from the coding sequence ATGAGCTTTTCCTTTGCCGCCAAGTTCGCGGTGTTGTCGCTGTTCGTCGGCAGCATCCTTTACGTGCATCTGCGCGGCAAGGCGCGTCTGCCGGTACTGCGCCAGTTCGTCAACCATTCGGCGCTGTTCGCCCCCTACAACGCCTTGATGTACCTGTTCTCCGGGGTGCCTTCCAAGCCATACCTGGATCGCAGCAAGTTCCCCGAGCTGGATATCCTGCGGGACAACTGGCAAGTGATCCGCGAAGAGGCCATGCACTTGTTCGACGAGGGCTATATCCGCGCGGCGGAGAAGAACAACGATGCCGGCTTCGGCTCCTTCTTCAAGAAAGGCTGGAAGCGCTTCTACCTCAAGTGGTACGACAAGCCACTGCCTTCGGCCGCCGCCCTGTGCCCCAAGACCGTCGAGCTGGTGAGCGCGATTCCCAACGTCAAGGGCGCGATGTTCGCCCTGCTGCCCGGTGGCAGCCACCTCAACCCGCACCGTGATCCCTTTGCCGGTTCCCTGCGCTATCACCTGGGCCTGTCGACCCCCAACTCCGATGCCTGCCGGATTTTCGTCGATGGCGAGGAATACGCCTGGCGCGACGGTGAAGACGTGATGTTCGATGAAACCTATGTGCACTGGGTGAAGAACGAAACCGAAACCACCCGGGTGATCCTGTTCTGCGACATTGAACGGCCGTTGAGCAGCCCGCTGATGACCCGCATCAACCGTTGGGTCAGCGCCCAGTTGGGACGTGCCACCGCGCCGCAGAACCTCGATGACGAGCGCGTCGGCGGGATCAACCAGGCCTATGCCTGGAGCAAGCGTTTCAGCGACAGCTTCAGTGGCGTGGTCAAGCAGTGGAAGCGCCGCAACCCCAAGCTCTACCGCATTCTGCGTCCGGTGCTGGCGGTGCTGGTGCTGGTGCTGCTGTGGAAGTGGCTGTTCGGATAA